cctgaaggatgagaagctgcaacgatgCCTCTACATCAAGAAGGACCTAACATTCCAGGTCGCTCTGAAGGAGGCCCTAGCAActgaagctgccgagaggtcgacgcaagaggcacggccgagcctgccACCCCAACCGAGGGTCCATCATGTCTGCAAAAACAGAGACACTGAGATAacgtgtgcatatatatattcatgaatataaaatgcaaatattGTTGCCAATGCAAGAGGCATCTCAACCACCATCTTAAAACACCAcggtagtgtttgtttgtttgtttgtttgtttgtttgtttgtttgtttgtttgcccaaGTATCAGTACTTAGGTTCATGATGTGATATCTTCACAAAGGAAATGATCATCAGAGGGCTGTGAAGCACAAAGAGGACAAACAGAACAAATTTGCTGCTGCTGGGTCCTACATGGTCCAACTGGATTTGATGAGGAAGCAAACAAAGTACAATTTGTTACATGCCATCATGGACTGAAAGAGAGTGCATGCCTTAGTATTTTGGCAGAATCCATGAGCCTTGCCATTGATTGGTGGTGAGGTCTCACTATCATTGACAGGAAGAATCCAGACCAGGGTGTAGACGTTATAGTAGACCTAGATAGTTGAAACTGACTATACAAAAATCAAAAGGGAAGTTTTAGAGGTTTCTTGCAGCCAATTAAAATGTAATTATTAATCAAAACAACCATGGATATCTGGGGTATTCAGTGGCATCAGGGATGATGTCCCAGGTGCTCGCAGCTAGCATTTAAGGTCTCTCCCCCTACTCAGTTTCTGAAAGCAGAGGAACCTCCCAGTCTGCATCTCAGGTAAGTTCACTAAATAAGAAAGAGATATTTAGTGTATGGTTCTGCTATAACATCGCCAGACCTCTGGTAAAGGGTCTAAAGCCCTGAATCTGTCCTCCATTGACACTgttcttcaaaagaaaaaaacTCTCTTGCGGACACACTTGAAGAGCCCCACACTCTCATGGACGAAGACAATAGCAAAGGTAGGTGGAACAAACTCAAGAAGACAACTGTTGGGAttgaaaattggccacaactttgtaCATTACAGATATAGATAGGGTTGTCATATGGATGGGACTCTGGCGTGCGCAGCTTGGGCTCAGCAGTGGCTGAGGGATTCTTCAGCAATtgcccttaaaaaagctcaagaacgtTTTGTATATGGATTTTTACCTCTTCAAATATGGCAAACCTAAGGTAGGCTTTGCTCAGGCTTTGCGGGTGTATATACATTATCAGTCTCCCAAAGGAAAGCTGAAACAAGGATGTGCCAGGGATGTGGAGCATAGCTGGTGCTGTGTTAAACTAGTGCAGTGAGCTTGTGATGGCCATTATCTTGACTCCAGGACTGCTGTTGTTTCTAAACAAAAAGGAAGTTGGATGGAGCGGTCAAAAACACAAAtctcctttcttcccttctcaAGGAAAAgtcagggaaaagaaaagaatcatCCTGAGCCCAGCACTGATTGAGGGAAATGATGGATCAAGGAAATAATTCTGTCGTAACAGAATTCATTCTTCTGGGATTCACAGATGATCCAGAAATGCAGCTCCCTCTTTTTATGCTCTTCCTACTGATTTATGTCATCACTGTAATCTGGAATGTGGGGATGATTGTCTTAATTTGCgctgagcctcagcttcacaacccCATGTACTTTTTCCTGGGCAACCTCTcttttgctgacctctgctactCCTCAGCCATTGCTCCCAAAATGCTGGCTGACCTCTTAGTTGAGACCAAAAGGATTTCATTCAATGCCTGCGCTATACAGCTATATATACTTTCCTTTTTTGTAGATGTTGATTGCCTTTTGCTGGCTTTGATGGCCTATGACAGGTACATGGCCATCTGCAATCCCCTTCACTATTCAGTCCTTATGTCCAAAAGAGTCTGCGGACGGTTGATGGCTATGGCTTACTTCATAGGCATGGCAGATGCAATGATACACACTTGCTGTACATTCCAACTACCATTCTGCAAGTCTAATATCATCAATCATTTCTTCTGTGATGAGCCTGCTCTTCTATTGCTCTCTTGCTCTGACACATACAACAATGAGCTCATTTTATTTGTCTTGTTTGGTTGTATTTTAGCCAGCAGCCTTGGCATGGTTCTTGTTTCCTACGTCTACATCTTGGGCACAATTGTAAGAATGCGCTCTGCTGAAGGCAGACGCAAAGCCTTTTCTACCTGCGCCTCCCACCTTACAGCCGTTGGGATATTCCATGGGACAATACTCTTTATGTATTTTCGGCCCAGCTCCACTCTTTCCTTGGACCAAGACAAATGGGCTTCGGTGTTCTATACAGTAGTGATCCCCATGCTCAATCCTCTGATCTACAGTCTGAGGAACAAGGATGTGAAGGCTGCCCTGACAAAAGCACTTGCCAACTTAAGGCTTTTGGAAGGGAGTCTTAAGTCTTGCAAAGCTGTGTTCTGATGACCCCTGGTATTGATAAGTATCTTATCAGGGCTTTATCAGAGAGGATATCAGCACTGGAAGAGATACTTCCTCATAACTGACCGCGGATGTTTTAGTATTTCAAGCAAAATGTATGGCAACCGAATGCCACTGGCCCCTCCCCACAGATTTGAACCTGCCCACCGCCACTGCCCCCTCATATTGTGCTGCCACCGCTGCCCCCTTGCCAGCACAGCCATAGTGCACCTCAGGCACAACAAGGAGGGTGTAGCAGCAGGGGCACAGCCACAGGGGCCCAGGCACAGAGGAGGAGGTAAACAGTGTGCTCCTCAGGTCCAGATCCGCTGCCTGAGACAACAGCTTCACCTCATGAGGAGGTCAGACCTGTGCTTCCTGAAAAGACAAGTTTCCTGCTACTTAAAAAAATGAGTAATCTTCCCTTTAAGCAACCCTTCTTTTGCTCTTCGGTTTAAGAATAATGCTTCATCTGTGTGGCAAACTGCAGTGGTGGGCCCATTTTCTTTGAAATGAATGTGCCGACCACTGCCAAACTTTCTGTGCTATATGTGGCTGGAAGAGGGCAGTGGGCAAGTCCCTGAGCACACTCAGTTCACCCAGAACAACTTGGAGGCCCAGCAAGCTTGGCCACCACTCACAGTAAACGGTATGTTTGCTAAAACACACCCCAGAATTTTCTACAGCAAGCACTGGTTCCTTGGCAGATAATGTGGAGACGTCACCCAGAAGGCAAAAAGGGAAAACCACTGGCTGTACAAACCatacgattttttaaaaaatgcccataTGTAACAGTTCATACATCAGCAAAATATGTGTGTCACTTCTGTCTTTTTCGAACTATCTGGGTAGCATGTTGTAATCCAGGTATTTCCCCAGATCCTGTCTGTCCCCAAGGTTGAGCAGATTTAAATCACTTCATTTCAATGGGATAGACAGGCAAATGCTAAACTGTACCCTGTTGATATGAGTCAAGGAGACTTAaaaggttcatagaatcatagaatcatagagttggaatagaccacaagggccatcgagtccaaccccctgccaagcaggaaacaccatcagagcactcctgataaGGTTCTTATCTTTGGCTGGAttgcactttattttttaaaaaaaaaacatgcttTTGCAGTTTGGtatatttgattattattattattattattttgcacaatATTTACATGCCGTTGATTGTAATAGAAGttcaaagcattttacaaaatATAGATCACTGCTGCTCCTTTGCTCTTTAATGGTGCCCCTAATCAACCATCTCAAACTTGGGATGGGGGTTTAAATTTCATACTTCAGGAGCCAAATGACTACGGCTGACCATGTGACTCATATTCCAAGGTTTGAAAGAagatagtaaaataataataataataaaagcaaaaataaaaaaccaacaacccagaaCCCTGTACATATTTGCTTTCTCACACCACCATGTCTCTGTGTACCTAAAATTAATCTATGCGAATGAACTGACAAAATAAACTGTGTTTGTATTTTTGATGGGTTTGTGTAGCTTTAtcctatatgttgttgttgttgttaagtcgtttagttgtgtccgactcttagtgaccccatggaccagagcacgccaggcacttctgtcttccactgcctcccgcagtttagtcaaactcatgtttgtggcttcgagaacactgtccaaccatctcgtcctctgtcgtccccttctccttgtgccctccatctttcccaacatcagggtcttttccagggagtcttctcttctcatgaggtagccaaagtattggagcctcagcttcagaatctgtccttccagtgagcactcagggctgatttccttcagaatggataggtttgatcttcttgcagtccatgggactctcaagagtctcctccagcaccataatatactaatagcaaactcattctTCAAGTGTGAGTCCTTATGAAGTCAAAAGGACCACACCTACCAACAAGATGGAGGTAACAGCAGCCTTGGGGAAAACCCAAAATTTTAAGATGCCAAAAGGAAATACAGAGGAGGGAACAGCACAAAGAAGACTGGGCATGGTCATGGAATGCTGACTGATTGTTGTGCAGGGGAAATGAAATCTTGGGGGAAatagaatggagtatcctggggaAAGGAATGGTTGCCTGGCTGGCTGCAACACTGAACACTCCATACTATTCACTCcagactgcaacattttgttgcagctcatACTTGTTCTTCACTATTCAATATCTGGGAGAGGCTAACTAACTTTTGTATGATGTAGTTTGTCATAGTTCACAGTTcataacaataaaacaatgaacagagtggcgctgtggtctaaaccactgagcctctttgttttgccaatcagaaggttggcggttcgaatccctgcaatggggtgaactcctgttgttctgtcgcagctcctgccaaccaagcagtccgaaagcatgccagtgcaagtaaataaataggtaccactgcggcaggaaggtaaacagcgtttccatgagctctggcttccatcatggtgtcccgttgcaccagaagccgtttagtcatgctggccacatgacctagaaagctgtctgtggacaaacgctggctccctctgcctgaaagcgagatgagcaccacaaccccatagtcgcctttgactggacttaaccatccaggagtcctttacaaTGAGCTTTTACAATGACTACTTCAAtcgacacaagataatatcaccaaggcaactatctgtaaacaaacaataaacatgcataaaaatggcaaaagtagtttatttcaaaaataaattttatcttaaacaattgcaaac
The Podarcis muralis chromosome 1, rPodMur119.hap1.1, whole genome shotgun sequence DNA segment above includes these coding regions:
- the LOC114584387 gene encoding olfactory receptor 5AR1-like, which produces MMDQGNNSVVTEFILLGFTDDPEMQLPLFMLFLLIYVITVIWNVGMIVLICAEPQLHNPMYFFLGNLSFADLCYSSAIAPKMLADLLVETKRISFNACAIQLYILSFFVDVDCLLLALMAYDRYMAICNPLHYSVLMSKRVCGRLMAMAYFIGMADAMIHTCCTFQLPFCKSNIINHFFCDEPALLLLSCSDTYNNELILFVLFGCILASSLGMVLVSYVYILGTIVRMRSAEGRRKAFSTCASHLTAVGIFHGTILFMYFRPSSTLSLDQDKWASVFYTVVIPMLNPLIYSLRNKDVKAALTKALANLRLLEGSLKSCKAVF